One Haloarcula sp. CBA1127 genomic window carries:
- a CDS encoding sodium-dependent transporter: protein MSDRDSWISNLGFVLAAVGGAAGLGNIWRFPWLTAGNGGSAFLIVYLLVVVGIGVPGLLAEFVLGRCGRQTPTAALRSLTGSRWGSWLGAFNVLTTLVILSFYSVVGGWILRYTLVSPVGTYFGQPQQYFGAMSFGLEAVAFHLLFLGIVAAIVFFGISNGIERVSKVMLPGVVIILLGLAVWTATQPGTAAGYAFYLSFDAEYLAGNFLSVIGPAAGQALFTLSLGAGVMLTYASYLDDNASLPRDTLVIAVSNTFIGVLAGLVVIPLLFSQGVDPGQGGPGALFVALATAFATLPGGELVATAFFATVLMAAVTSGISLLETPVATLVDSFGVPRRRATVLVSVLLAVTGSGLSLTSSVFQFVSGTLADLMLTVGLFAFTVIVGWLLRGDALAEFRAGTDRFEWLARPWLLTVSWVLPVVVLFLLTNTLASLAGILLGLGGRAIIAVIGTVALAVVVRNGSRSDRLSSH, encoded by the coding sequence ATGTCCGATCGTGACTCATGGATATCGAATCTTGGTTTCGTGCTTGCCGCCGTCGGCGGTGCGGCAGGTCTGGGGAACATCTGGCGGTTCCCGTGGCTGACCGCCGGAAACGGTGGCAGTGCGTTCCTCATCGTCTACCTGCTCGTCGTCGTCGGCATCGGCGTCCCGGGACTACTCGCTGAGTTCGTCCTCGGACGCTGTGGCCGACAGACGCCGACTGCGGCGTTGCGCTCGCTCACCGGCTCCCGCTGGGGGTCGTGGCTGGGCGCGTTCAATGTCCTCACAACGCTCGTCATCCTCTCGTTCTACTCTGTCGTCGGCGGGTGGATCCTTCGCTACACGCTCGTCTCACCGGTTGGGACGTACTTCGGGCAGCCCCAGCAGTACTTCGGGGCAATGAGCTTTGGCCTCGAAGCGGTCGCCTTTCACCTGCTGTTCCTCGGTATCGTTGCCGCCATCGTCTTCTTTGGCATCAGCAACGGTATCGAACGCGTCTCGAAGGTGATGCTCCCCGGCGTCGTGATTATCCTGCTCGGCCTCGCGGTGTGGACGGCCACTCAGCCGGGGACGGCCGCCGGCTACGCGTTCTATCTCAGTTTCGACGCCGAATACCTCGCTGGGAACTTCCTGAGCGTCATCGGGCCAGCGGCGGGACAGGCGCTGTTCACGCTCTCGCTTGGTGCTGGAGTGATGCTGACGTACGCCTCGTATCTGGACGACAACGCATCGCTCCCGCGAGATACACTCGTCATCGCGGTCTCGAACACGTTCATCGGAGTTCTCGCCGGGCTGGTCGTCATTCCGCTGCTGTTTTCTCAGGGCGTCGACCCCGGGCAGGGCGGTCCCGGTGCGCTGTTTGTCGCGCTGGCGACGGCGTTTGCGACGCTACCGGGCGGTGAACTCGTCGCGACCGCGTTCTTTGCGACCGTGCTGATGGCTGCGGTGACCAGTGGTATCAGCCTGCTTGAAACGCCGGTGGCAACGCTCGTCGACAGCTTTGGCGTCCCACGACGCCGGGCGACAGTGCTGGTTTCGGTCCTGCTCGCGGTTACTGGGAGCGGGCTGTCACTCACAAGCTCGGTGTTCCAGTTCGTCTCTGGCACGCTCGCAGACCTGATGTTGACCGTTGGGCTGTTCGCGTTCACTGTCATCGTCGGCTGGCTGCTGCGCGGGGACGCGCTGGCCGAGTTCCGCGCCGGAACCGACCGTTTCGAATGGCTAGCTAGACCGTGGCTCCTAACCGTTAGCTGGGTTCTCCCCGTCGTCGTGTTGTTCCTGTTGACGAACACGCTCGCGTCGCTCGCCGGAATCTTGCTGGGACTCGGCGGTCGAGCGATTATCGCGGTCATCGGCACCGTCGCCCTGGCTGTCGTCGTTCGAAACGGAAGCCGGAGCGACCGGCTGAGTTCGCACTAG